A genomic window from Synergistaceae bacterium includes:
- the dtd gene encoding D-tyrosyl-tRNA(Tyr) deacylase has product MRLVIQRVKRSAVTIEGNDRREIAQGMCVLIGVTHGDTEKDADWLADKIINLRIFSDENGKINLSLKDINGEVLLVSQFSLYASCKGRRPGFTDAAKPDEAERLYNYFVEKVRGLGLKKVSTGEFGADMEVEIINDGPLTFIIDSPQKG; this is encoded by the coding sequence ATGAGGCTCGTAATTCAGAGGGTAAAGAGGAGCGCGGTTACCATTGAAGGCAATGACCGCCGCGAGATAGCTCAGGGAATGTGCGTGCTGATCGGCGTAACTCACGGAGACACCGAGAAGGACGCAGACTGGCTGGCCGACAAAATCATCAACCTCCGCATATTTTCGGACGAGAACGGCAAAATCAACCTGTCGCTTAAGGACATTAACGGCGAAGTTCTGCTGGTGTCGCAGTTCTCGCTGTATGCTTCGTGCAAGGGCAGAAGGCCGGGCTTCACTGATGCCGCGAAACCTGACGAGGCAGAGAGGCTCTACAATTATTTTGTGGAGAAGGTGCGGGGGCTTGGCCTCAAGAAAGTCTCAACTGGTGAGTTCGGTGCGGACATGGAAGTGGAAATTATCAATGACGGCCCGCTTACGTTTATAATAGATTCACCGCAGAAAGGATAA
- a CDS encoding bifunctional (p)ppGpp synthetase/guanosine-3',5'-bis(diphosphate) 3'-pyrophosphohydrolase: MYSLRDEYFSRIPEQCQQEGVRSVWQELWARAMLSLTPEQMQQLGEAFVFSAVAHKDQFRKSGDPYIIHPVNAALILAGMRLDMATLEAALLHDTLEDTEVSHDELREKFGSDVEMLVDGVTKLAREQVKEFMSRDDITGENLRKMFLVMAQDIRVVLIKLADRLHNMRTLDVMRPDKQQRIALETMEIYAPLAHKLGIYHLKRELEDLSFKYLQPDVYNEIVRRVKRRLPKMEEVIEKAQTMLEERLMKENIPCRIKGRSKHYYSIYEKMQRKKLSFEELYDILAVRVLVADVTTCYSVLGIVHALWVPIPGQFDDYIATPKSNMYQSLHTTVMAFGVPLEVQIRTYEMNHFAEYGIAAHWVYKSGSSKRAIKGLDAKLMWVRQALEAGQDGDSQEFMDVLKNDILLTSELYVFTPDGKPMILPNGSTTLDFAYAVHTEVGHHCAGAMINGRIVPLNTQLHSGDMVKILTSPNGSPSQDWLKMVSSAKTKAKIKSYFRQAEKADREEKIERGWKLIERELKRRNFPDVTREDFGNIDEQLLSVGAGSLGPGEAAQQLSLTYLQHHTVAQQITPAELENRPEVRRRDGKSDILVEGESGVSVTLAGCCTPVPGDDIVGYASERRGITIHRKGCRVIKTIKRDRKIRVEWAAHNDDEGNPNRRGGLYTVRLKAEGIAREDLVADATHALSLDGTSVIGIKRRMVGNSLMRIKAELSVRSLEHLYSAMARLNEVRGIIEVVRG, from the coding sequence ATGTATTCTCTGCGTGATGAATACTTCTCGCGTATCCCGGAACAATGCCAGCAGGAAGGCGTGCGTTCTGTCTGGCAGGAACTTTGGGCACGGGCAATGCTCTCGCTCACTCCCGAACAGATGCAGCAGCTCGGTGAAGCCTTCGTGTTCTCTGCGGTTGCGCACAAAGACCAGTTCAGGAAGTCGGGCGACCCGTACATCATCCACCCCGTGAACGCAGCCCTTATCCTTGCAGGTATGAGGCTCGACATGGCGACACTGGAAGCCGCACTGCTTCACGACACGTTAGAGGACACGGAAGTAAGCCACGATGAACTTCGGGAAAAATTCGGCTCTGATGTAGAAATGCTCGTCGACGGCGTAACGAAACTTGCACGCGAGCAGGTCAAGGAGTTCATGTCGCGCGATGACATTACGGGCGAGAACCTGCGCAAGATGTTTCTCGTTATGGCGCAGGATATACGAGTGGTGCTCATAAAGCTGGCTGACCGGCTTCACAACATGAGGACGCTCGACGTTATGAGGCCGGACAAGCAGCAGAGGATAGCCCTCGAGACGATGGAGATATACGCTCCTCTTGCCCACAAGCTGGGTATCTACCACCTGAAGCGCGAGCTGGAAGACTTGTCGTTCAAGTACCTTCAGCCCGACGTGTATAACGAGATCGTTCGTAGGGTAAAGCGGCGTCTTCCGAAGATGGAGGAAGTCATCGAGAAGGCTCAGACGATGCTTGAGGAACGTCTCATGAAGGAGAACATCCCCTGCCGCATAAAGGGACGCTCGAAGCACTACTACAGCATTTACGAGAAGATGCAGAGGAAGAAGCTCTCCTTCGAGGAGCTTTACGACATTCTTGCGGTCAGGGTGCTTGTTGCCGACGTAACTACCTGCTATTCCGTTCTTGGAATCGTTCACGCTCTGTGGGTTCCGATACCCGGACAGTTCGACGACTACATAGCCACGCCGAAGAGCAACATGTACCAGTCGCTTCACACAACAGTGATGGCGTTCGGAGTGCCGCTCGAGGTGCAGATACGAACCTACGAGATGAATCACTTTGCGGAGTACGGCATAGCGGCGCACTGGGTGTACAAGTCCGGCAGCAGCAAGAGAGCCATCAAGGGTCTGGACGCAAAATTGATGTGGGTACGACAGGCACTAGAGGCCGGGCAGGACGGAGACTCTCAGGAGTTTATGGACGTGCTGAAGAACGACATTCTCCTGACGAGCGAGCTCTACGTCTTCACGCCGGACGGAAAGCCGATGATTCTGCCCAACGGCTCGACGACGCTGGATTTCGCGTATGCAGTTCACACGGAGGTTGGGCATCACTGCGCCGGTGCGATGATTAACGGCCGGATTGTCCCGCTGAACACACAGCTTCACAGCGGAGACATGGTGAAGATTCTCACGTCGCCGAACGGTTCTCCGTCTCAGGACTGGCTCAAGATGGTGAGTTCGGCCAAGACGAAGGCGAAAATCAAGAGCTACTTCAGGCAGGCAGAGAAGGCAGACCGCGAGGAGAAGATAGAGCGGGGCTGGAAGCTCATAGAGCGCGAGCTCAAACGGCGGAATTTCCCTGATGTTACGCGCGAGGACTTCGGCAACATTGACGAGCAGCTTCTGTCTGTAGGAGCAGGGTCGCTCGGTCCGGGCGAAGCGGCACAGCAACTCTCTCTAACGTACCTTCAGCACCACACCGTCGCACAGCAGATAACTCCCGCAGAGCTCGAGAACCGCCCCGAAGTCAGACGGCGCGACGGCAAGAGTGATATTCTCGTCGAGGGCGAAAGCGGTGTCAGCGTAACTCTCGCGGGATGCTGCACGCCTGTTCCGGGCGACGACATCGTGGGCTACGCTTCGGAACGCAGGGGGATCACGATTCACCGCAAAGGCTGCCGCGTAATCAAGACCATCAAGCGCGACAGAAAAATCCGCGTCGAGTGGGCGGCACACAACGACGACGAAGGCAACCCTAACCGCAGGGGAGGCCTCTACACTGTGAGGCTGAAGGCGGAGGGCATTGCACGCGAAGACCTTGTAGCGGACGCAACTCACGCATTAAGCCTCGACGGGACGAGCGTTATCGGCATCAAGAGGAGAATGGTAGGCAACAGCCTGATGCGCATCAAGGCAGAACTCAGCGTGCGCAGCCTCGAGCACCTGTATTCCGCGATGGCAAGGCTCAATGAAGTCAGAGGCATTATCGAAGTCGTAAGGGGGTAA
- a CDS encoding DHH family phosphoesterase: protein MLPTCLISDLKIYQPGDYTRQLASELSCPELAAGVLEMLKGTEDIDVLREWIHPDFVKQMETLDLGTASAEARKLWESKSSFGNVLVYGDYDTDGISSTVLAMEIFRNKAAQVRYFIPRRDVHGYGLNAGVLDKIAGTGCSTLIVVDCGTNDSEMLEKLRKAGINIFVFDHHSVSAPITIPTIVNPSINMDAGDHQKICATAVLWCWAWKENIVSKQFLQYEVDLAALATIADCMPLHNLNRSIVRYGMNLMRSNPRRGLAALFDCLSINKAQLTEEHLSMRVIPCLNAPGRIATADTGVRALLGAGSSDAVYACVNDLTRINRKRQSLTENIAHEIDNGILTGRVKHNVLYNESWPIGVLSGVASRICAQYNRPIVLAAPVGSKVIRGTLRVPEGGDAVGILREIAPKLDAWGGHKYAAGFSVLIENWREVCNELERMLTDIEIKPEGVTPVISISPSDISISDWRAVSALGPFGNSNPSPKFYTDINPSTEINPMGKEGKHSYILVHNKRLLAFNTSARDVAELMGRGVRGWIYHPRLDYWRNEEQLQFILDCAVTEGGA, encoded by the coding sequence ATGCTCCCTACATGCTTAATCTCTGACCTCAAGATTTACCAGCCCGGCGACTACACGCGGCAGCTAGCCAGCGAACTATCATGCCCGGAACTCGCCGCAGGAGTCCTCGAGATGCTCAAGGGCACGGAGGACATTGACGTACTGCGAGAGTGGATTCACCCGGACTTCGTGAAGCAGATGGAGACACTCGACTTGGGGACAGCAAGCGCAGAAGCCAGAAAACTTTGGGAGTCCAAAAGCTCATTCGGGAACGTCTTGGTTTACGGGGATTACGACACTGACGGCATAAGCTCTACTGTTCTGGCGATGGAGATTTTCCGCAACAAGGCCGCGCAGGTACGGTACTTCATTCCGCGAAGGGACGTTCACGGCTACGGTCTCAATGCCGGAGTGCTCGACAAAATCGCAGGCACTGGCTGCAGCACCCTCATAGTGGTAGACTGCGGGACTAATGACTCCGAGATGCTCGAGAAGCTCAGGAAGGCCGGAATCAACATCTTTGTGTTCGACCATCACTCGGTCTCTGCACCGATAACGATACCGACGATCGTCAATCCCAGCATTAACATGGACGCGGGCGACCACCAAAAGATTTGCGCGACGGCCGTTCTGTGGTGCTGGGCGTGGAAGGAGAACATCGTCTCGAAGCAGTTCCTTCAGTACGAAGTAGACCTCGCCGCCCTCGCAACAATCGCTGACTGTATGCCCCTGCACAACCTCAACCGCTCCATCGTACGCTACGGGATGAACCTCATGCGCAGCAACCCGCGACGAGGCCTCGCCGCATTGTTCGACTGCCTCAGCATCAACAAAGCACAGCTCACGGAAGAGCACCTCTCGATGAGAGTAATCCCCTGCCTCAACGCTCCCGGACGGATCGCCACCGCAGACACAGGAGTCCGCGCGCTTCTAGGTGCAGGAAGCAGCGATGCCGTCTACGCCTGCGTGAACGACCTCACGCGAATCAACCGCAAACGGCAGAGCCTCACCGAGAATATTGCCCACGAGATAGACAACGGGATTCTGACCGGCAGGGTGAAACACAACGTCCTCTACAACGAGTCGTGGCCTATCGGAGTACTAAGCGGCGTTGCCAGCAGAATCTGCGCGCAGTACAACAGGCCGATTGTGCTTGCTGCTCCTGTAGGCTCGAAGGTTATTCGCGGGACGCTGAGAGTGCCTGAGGGCGGGGATGCTGTGGGTATACTGCGGGAGATTGCGCCGAAGCTCGATGCTTGGGGCGGGCACAAGTATGCCGCAGGGTTCTCCGTGCTCATTGAGAACTGGCGCGAAGTCTGCAACGAGCTTGAACGTATGCTCACTGACATTGAGATAAAGCCGGAGGGAGTTACGCCGGTCATCAGCATTTCGCCGTCAGACATCTCTATCTCCGACTGGCGGGCTGTCTCGGCACTCGGCCCATTCGGCAACAGCAACCCTTCCCCTAAGTTCTACACTGACATCAACCCAAGCACAGAGATTAACCCGATGGGCAAAGAAGGCAAACACAGCTATATTCTCGTGCACAACAAGAGGCTTCTTGCCTTCAACACGAGCGCGCGTGATGTCGCGGAACTTATGGGGCGCGGGGTAAGGGGATGGATATACCACCCAAGACTTGACTACTGGAGGAATGAGGAACAGTTACAGTTTATCCTTGACTGTGCCGTTACGGAAGGAGGCGCGTAG
- a CDS encoding nucleoside deaminase: MRTALDEAQNALSRGDVPVGALLVKDGAVLASGSDTKADDPTGHAEIIAIRSACRKLGHWNLSGCTLYVTLEPCPMCAGACVNARVSRVVYGAKNYRSGAGGTLYNILHDSRLNHTCEVRAGIMETECLEILQGYFLRRREAGKRCSLHA, from the coding sequence ATGCGGACTGCACTCGACGAGGCACAGAATGCACTGTCGCGCGGAGATGTTCCCGTCGGGGCACTGCTGGTGAAGGACGGTGCTGTACTTGCCTCAGGGAGCGACACGAAGGCTGACGACCCGACAGGGCACGCCGAGATCATCGCGATACGTTCGGCCTGCCGGAAGCTCGGGCACTGGAACTTGTCCGGCTGTACGCTGTACGTTACCCTTGAGCCCTGCCCGATGTGTGCCGGTGCGTGCGTCAACGCCCGTGTCTCGCGGGTAGTCTACGGCGCGAAAAACTACAGGAGCGGAGCAGGAGGGACACTCTACAACATTCTTCATGACTCGCGCCTTAACCACACGTGCGAAGTCAGAGCCGGCATAATGGAGACCGAGTGCCTGGAGATTCTGCAGGGTTACTTCTTGCGCAGAAGGGAGGCGGGGAAGAGATGCTCCCTACATGCTTAA
- a CDS encoding IMP dehydrogenase has product MAYYYSEPSHTFSEYLLIPTYSSAECVPSNVSLRTPLCKFRKGEESPLSINIPLISACMQSVSDDTMAIALAREGGIAFIYCSQPVEKQAEMVARVKRYKAGFVANDSAISPEQTLADVLALKEQTGHTTVAVTHDGSTTGKLLGIITSRDYRVSRTPLDTKVRDFMTPTDKLIFAHDGLNLSEANDILWANKLNALPVVDADGNMVAFVFRKDYDMHKENPLELLDDQKRYMTGAGINTRDYAERVPALVNAGADVLCIDSSEGFTEWQRRTLRWIRENYGDSVKVGGGNVVDADGFRFLAEAGADFVKIGIGGGSICITREAKGIGRGQATSVIEVARARDEYFAETGIYVPICSDGGIVMDYHITLALAMGADFCMLGRYFARFDESPTNRVMVNGNYVKEYWGEGSSRARNWQRYDSGDSSQAKLSFEEGVDSYVPYAGSLRDNVSETLSKIRSTFCNCGALTLAEMREKAKLTLVSPVTLMEGGAHDVIMKEAVRRSK; this is encoded by the coding sequence ATGGCATATTATTACAGCGAACCGTCTCACACATTCTCCGAGTACCTGCTTATTCCGACGTACTCATCAGCTGAATGCGTGCCGTCAAACGTCTCACTAAGGACTCCCTTATGCAAGTTCAGGAAGGGAGAAGAATCGCCGCTCTCAATCAACATACCGTTAATCAGTGCATGCATGCAGTCAGTCTCCGACGACACGATGGCAATTGCTCTGGCGCGTGAAGGCGGAATAGCTTTCATCTACTGTTCGCAGCCCGTCGAGAAGCAGGCCGAGATGGTCGCCCGTGTGAAACGCTACAAGGCCGGTTTTGTCGCCAATGACTCAGCCATCAGCCCGGAGCAGACTTTGGCGGACGTTCTTGCCCTCAAGGAACAGACAGGACACACAACCGTAGCAGTAACGCACGACGGCTCAACGACCGGCAAGCTCTTGGGCATCATCACGAGCCGGGACTACAGGGTGAGCCGCACTCCCCTCGACACGAAGGTGAGGGACTTCATGACTCCGACGGACAAGCTGATCTTTGCGCACGACGGGCTGAACCTCAGCGAGGCGAACGACATTCTGTGGGCGAACAAGCTCAACGCGCTTCCTGTTGTCGACGCAGATGGCAACATGGTAGCGTTCGTGTTCAGGAAGGATTACGACATGCACAAGGAGAACCCGTTAGAGCTCCTCGACGACCAGAAGCGTTACATGACGGGAGCAGGCATCAACACGCGCGACTATGCGGAGAGAGTTCCTGCGCTCGTGAATGCGGGAGCTGATGTGCTGTGCATAGATTCTTCTGAGGGCTTCACCGAGTGGCAGAGGAGGACGCTCAGGTGGATACGCGAGAATTACGGCGACAGCGTGAAGGTAGGCGGAGGGAATGTAGTTGACGCTGACGGTTTCAGGTTCTTGGCCGAAGCGGGAGCGGACTTCGTGAAGATAGGTATAGGCGGCGGGTCAATCTGCATCACGCGCGAGGCGAAAGGTATCGGGCGCGGGCAGGCTACGTCAGTGATAGAGGTTGCGAGGGCAAGGGACGAGTATTTTGCTGAGACGGGAATCTACGTGCCGATATGTTCGGACGGCGGGATAGTGATGGACTACCACATAACTCTTGCGCTGGCGATGGGCGCGGACTTCTGCATGCTGGGAAGGTACTTTGCGCGGTTCGACGAGAGTCCGACAAATCGCGTGATGGTGAACGGCAACTACGTGAAGGAGTACTGGGGAGAAGGAAGCTCGAGAGCAAGGAACTGGCAGCGTTACGACTCAGGGGATTCGTCGCAGGCGAAGCTGTCGTTTGAAGAGGGAGTAGACAGCTACGTACCTTATGCGGGAAGCCTGCGGGACAACGTGAGCGAGACGCTGAGCAAGATACGTTCAACGTTCTGCAACTGCGGAGCACTGACGCTCGCGGAGATGAGGGAGAAGGCGAAACTGACACTCGTATCACCCGTAACACTTATGGAGGG